The following are from one region of the Nicotiana tomentosiformis chromosome 7, ASM39032v3, whole genome shotgun sequence genome:
- the LOC138895297 gene encoding uncharacterized protein, which yields MTLNSPQITVGSSHAINQQIDCNDPLYIHPSDTPETSLVPQILIKTENYSLWRRSMEVSLLVKNKLGFVNGTCTREQYEKNVFQLRQWDRYNAIVQSWIQSSVAKELRKEIVYSSHAQKVWKARKVCFDKVNATKVYHMNRKISCLTQGISNVSVYFSNLNDL from the coding sequence ATGACGCTTAATTCACCTCAAATTACAGTTGGATCTTCACATGCAATCAATCAGCAAATCGATTGTAACGATCCACTGTATATCCATCCCTCAGACACACCAGAGACGTCACTTGTTCCTCAAATACTAATTAAAACTGAAAATTACTCATTATGGAGACGATCTATGGAGGTGTCGCTCCTTGTGAAAAATAAACTCGGATTTGTTAATGGAACCTGCACTAGAGAGCAGTACGAGAAGAATGTCTTCCAATTGCGGCAGTGGGATCGCTATAATGCCATAGTGCAGTCGTGGATTCAAAGTTCTGTGGCTAAGGAACTCAGGAAAGAAATTGTGTACTCTTCACATGCACAGAAGGTTTGGAAGGCACGTAAAGTTTGTTTTGACAAAGTTAATGCTACTAAAGTGTACCATATGAATAGGAAAATCAGTTGCCTAACACAGGGCATTTCTAATGTATCAGTTTATTTCTCTAACCTCAATGACCTCTAG
- the LOC138895298 gene encoding sesquiterpene synthase 15-like, giving the protein MKLYYLALLDVYIEIEKELAKENNSFQVKYSIAEAKWYYGNNVPTMEQYVKNKNDRLGIGNEATKEAHDWLASEPLILVASSIIVRLSNDIVSHEREQEGGDISGVECYLNEYGVTKEDAYVEIRKIMDNSWKDLNRECLKRTVVPRILLMPVLNLARMSEFSYKDEDSYTISKNDLRDIISEVLVDPITI; this is encoded by the exons ATGAAGCTTTATTACCTAGCTCTTCTAGATGTTTACATTGAAATTGAGAAAGAGTTGGCAAAGGAAAACAACTCATTTCAAGTTAAATATTCCATAGCTGAG GCCAAATGGTATTATGGAAATAACGTCCCAACAATGGAACAGtatgtgaaaaataaaaatgaccgGTTAGGCATTGGAAATGAAGCAACGAAGGAGGCACACGACTGGCTTGCAAGTGAACCTCTAATTTTGGTTGCTTCTTCTATCATTGTTAGATTATCAAATGATATTGTATCACATGAG AGAGAGCAAGAAGGAGGAGATATATCAGGTGTCGAATGTTACCTGAATGAATATGGCGTCACAAAGGAAGACGCATACGTGGAGATTAGGAAAATAATGGATAATAGTTGGAAGGATTTGAATCGAGAATGCCTAAAACGTACAGTTGTACCTAGGATTTTGCTCATGCCAGTGCTCAACCTTGCTAGGATGTCGGAGTTCTCATACAAAGATGAAGATTCTTATACTATTTCCAAAAATGACTTGAGAGATATCATCTCTGAGGTGCTAGTTGATCCCATTACAATATGA